ATAAAACAAGAGAAACACTCCTAAGCTactgaataaatttcaaatattaagaaacattaattctaaaatccatttaaaataaattattatccGTGTTCAAAGCTATCCTGCCATTCAGATTATCTTTAAACTACATCAAAATGAGTtgtaaaagattttaataaaagtagtacacctttaatgcagtattttttaatatttaaaaatattaaaaatttttactataTTAAAAATTCACAAGATCAAAAAAATTTCGAGTACTTTTaatattgcataaaatattacaataacgAAACACCGacttcaacaacttcaaaaatattttccaaacataaaCTTCAGAATTACTGAATGATACGATGAGCTATGTACAGTtctggattattattattatttttattattattttttttttataaagtaaagattataaaacttatttttataactttgtgCGAGGAGAGTGCTGCCCTGAACTTTCGAGtctcctagtttttttttttgctttttttaaagtcAATCATTGATTGGAAGTAGTTCAAATTTAACCGGCATGGCTTGAAATTACCCCCCAAATAATGTGTTATTACTATAAGAATGCGCTTATATGAGCATAAGTTACGATCCACCGGGGAGGGGAGTAACTCTACTCTTACTTGATTATGAATTCTTAGAACactcaaatgaataaaaatatttttaatggacgCATTTATTGGTGAACTAAATCATTAGAGATTTGCTTTATGAGAGGCAAAATAATGCGTTTTCTTTTAGAATAAttctctttaaaatttatttatcatttatttaattgAAGATTTTTACTTGAAAGGCTATCATTTTATTAGTCAAGAGAGATCAAGAAGAGGAAAAGTACCAAAGTGCGTGTTTGGATTTACTGAAATAATTGGGAAAAAATTGATGGGCATTTTTCTTAgtggaagaaaagaaatttttgtatAAGAGTACGTAGTTTGAGAAGAAGAGTTTTAAGAAAATTAGACAATAAAGGACATAAAGACATTATCTAACCATCCAATAGATTTTTCTGTGTCACAAATGGAGCAGAAGAACATGAATGGTATAAACTTTCAAATCACTTTTGACATAAGGCAATAACATTTTGTCTTGGTTTAAATTTGCTCAAACATTGATTGGACTCGAAGTCTACGTAAAAACTTCGAGAACCCTTGGaacaagattaaaaaacaaatgttttcataaaatgaTGTACAATATTACGTTACGCATATAAAGATAAacaaagagagaaaagaaaaaaaaagaagcgtttAGCTTTAGTTTAacgtaaattattatttaaaattgataATTTATAGTTTCTTAGAGTAAAGACAAAGATTATTCTGTaatttgaggggggagggggaaacaATTCCTTCAGAATCAAAGACGGGAGTACATTTAAAAGCAACAACAGTTTTATAAGGATGTGCTTATTTTTCTGACACAAAGTTTTTGTAATCTTATTACCATATTCACGTTTAAACATGTTTTAAGACagaatataataaatattttgtttctatttgACGCatataaatgacattttttttagatttcgcTGCTTGGGGATAATGTAGGGACTATtggtataaaagttttttttattttttgaagtttataaaaaaaaatagtcgagTGTCTTAAAAATCTTTACTGAAATTTCTCTCTTTTACAGGAttttacaagcttttttttttgaagtatgttAGTGTTTGAttctaatgaaaaatgtaataTGATATATGATTCAAGTTATTGTAAGAACAACACATTTTTGTCTTATTAAACTTAAACTGTCATGAAATATCATTTGATGtattattgttaaaattaaattgtaacattaaaatgcaaaagaagaaTGCAATTCTGAATGATgtcataattttaaagaaaaaaaacatgcattttaatAACAGGTAAGTAATGTGGAAAATATATCTGATACATATGTGATTCAAatttacaaaagatgaaaatattttggcattaaaaaaatatttgcaactcaTTGTTATTTCACAATGCTTTAACTCATTCATACACtaattataaattgttttaagtattaaagatgCAGCTTTTGTagaatgtctaaaaaaaattaaattaatattttttctgatttggGAATAAAACTTTTAGTGCATTTCATATCATAAGATTAGATTAGTAAAGTAAATGAGGAATTTTCCGAAAACCAAAAGTTTATAAATACTTCAAATGCTATAGAAATTGAtattaaatactgtttttttttcttctacatttCAGCCAagagcttaaaattgaaataacaataatcataaaattttgaaaattactcttACTACAGAACGTGGTGTTCAACAGTAGGTTTTAAAGTTTTAGCCTTCAAGATGACTAAACTGTTTTTGTTGGAgggaaaacactgaaaaaaacataatttgttcaAGAGCATGGGAACATAGAAGTCCTTACATAAATATATAATACTTCACAATGGTTAGCAATATGGCTTGAAATTAAGGATTCTGAGAGGAGATTTGCTTCTTTAGACCAACCCTTACTAAGCCCCTAAATGTTGCCTTAGTAAATGAAATGTATTCTTTCTATAACAATGAAAAACTCATTATTTAATTTgtcaaaaaagcaaaatattcaaaacaaatgcaaaaaaaaaaaaaaaaaaaaaaacctttaacgaAATCAGTTATTTTCAGTAAACATAGCACTGAATTATTGTTGGTATTTAGTTATGCATCTtagaaatcaactattttttcccCTCCTTTACATTTTATATGCATGTAACTTTTAtcaaataattaatgaataaacaaagaaattctaaataaatatcttaaaattaatatttgtacATAAACAACCACAACACAACATAAAAAAAGTATGCAATTATGTAGTGAAAggaagaaaaatgaaatcaagCACAAAACTTACCTTGCTCTGTTGAAGCATCAAAGGAAGATATTATATTATCACTTCTAACATGCTACAAACACTTAAAAAGGCACTTCAACATGAAAAGGATACGTTTTGCAAATGAAATCCGAAGCGGAACTTAAATATGTTGCAAGTGTAGACGGAATGAACTGGAATCATACATCCGTTTCAACGGCCACTGATACGGACGAGGTATGATTGTTGTTTGTGTGGCCGGGGTTGGATCGTTTTCGTGATCCTGGGGATGGGGTCACCGCAGCACCATCTTCGAGCTCCATGATGTCCGAAGTTGACTCACTTATTGAATCGCGTTTCAACTTAGTCCCGACTGTGCCGGGCAGATAGGGACAACTGGTGACGTGGTTGAAGTTCTGAGACTGCATCTCTTCCTGGTCCGTCTCACGGTGGTAGAAATAGTTGAAGTTGGAGACGATCACAGGGACTGGAAGGGCGATGGTGAGGACACCGGCAATGGCGCACAGGGAACCCACGATCTTGCCCCACACGCCCACGGGCCTCATGTCACCGTAGCCCACCGTTGTCATGGTGACCACGGCCCACCAGAAGGCGTCCGGAATGCTCTTGAAGTAGGATCTCTCCGAGTCCGCTTCCGCGTAGTAGACGGCACTCGAAAACAGGATAACTCcgatgaagaggaagaaaatAAGCAAGCCCAGCTCTCGCATACTGGCCTTCAGAGTCCTTCCTAGGATCTGCAGGCCCTTCGAGTGCCTGGACAGCTTGAAAATCCTGAACACTCGGACGAGACGGATGACCCGTAATATGGCCAGGGACATGGCCTGGTTGTTGCCTGCTCTCTCGTTCACCGAGATGATGGGCAGTTCTTGAGCTTTGGCTTCGGCCACCACCGTGGCCAGGGTGATGAAGTAAGGGATGATGGCCACCAGGTCGATGCTGTTCATGACGTCCTTGAAGAACGCCAGCTTGTTGGGGCAGGCGAGGAAGCGCACCAGCAGCTCGAACGTGAACCACACGATGCAGGCCGTCTCGATGATGAAGAAGGCGTCCGTCGTCTTGGGGACCTCGTCCTCGACGACGCGGGTCATGTTGTTGGTCGTGTTAAACAGCTTGTAGTGCTTGAACTCGGGCAGCGTCTCCAGACAGAATATGAAGATGGACAGCAGGATGACCACCACCGAGATGATGGCGATGACCCGGGCCGCTTGCGAACTCTCCGGATACTCGAATAGCAACCACATTTTCTTCTGAAGTTCTTTGTCGGGCAAGGGCTTCTCCTCCTCCTTGATGAAACCCTCGTCTTCGCGGAACTTGTTGAAGGCCACCTCTCCCAGCTCGTAGAACTTGATCTCCTCGGCGAAGACGTCCAGCGGGACGTTGACGGGCCGCCTCAGTCTGCCCCCGCTCTGGTAGTAGTAGAGGATGGCGTCGAAGCTCGGGCGGTTGCGGTCGAAGAAGTACTCGTTGCGCAGCGGGTCGAAGTAGCGGATCCTGCGGGTCGGGTCACCCAGCAGGCTGTCCGGGAACTGGTTGAGCGTCCGCAGCTGGGTCTCGAACCGGAGCCCGGACACGTTGATCACCACCCTCTCGCAGAAGTCGTGGTCGTGCGGGATCGGCTCGAAGTTGCCCGGAGAGGGAGACTGCCCGGACTGCTGCTGGCCGGAGTGCGGCTGGCCGGACTGCGTCTGCTGCTGGCCGTCGACGCCGCCCAGCTCCTCGCTGCCCAGCTTCGGAAGCGACCTGGAACCAGAGAGAAGTGAGACGACGTTGTGCGGTTGTCCGGCGGCGGCGTCCGGCAAACCGAGGAGGCTGCCGTTGCCGGACGCCTCCTTGCCGGCGGCCGAGGAGCGCCGCCTCGGCCACAGCACGGGGGTCGCGCCCCATTTCTCGGCGAACTGTATCCGCGAAATTTTGGCCCGGAACCTCCGCCAGCGCGCGGAAAGCGAACGCGAAGGGACAACAATTGTGGCCGTTGTGGCGGCGCTGGCCGATCCCCTGGCTGCACAGATCGGCTCCCGGGTCGCGAATGCCGGACTCCCGCCCACTGCTAGGGGGCGCGTGTCGCGGTGACGTCACGCTCCCGCGCCGGACCCCTGCCGCGCATCGCTTTCTTTCTCAAGAAATCGCCGATGCTggattcacccccccccctgaatttTCACTATCAAAACAAACGATTTACACTAAATATACTACGTATAAAAGACAAATATCCCCTGTTTTAAGCAgccgaaatatattttttcttaggtAAGCCTTAATGAGAATCCTTTTTCTCGaactctttcaatttttttttagtttggagTTATAATTCATGAGAAGTTAAGTTTAATCTTTTGAAAGTTATGCTCCAAATTTGAAAGCCAAAGTATTTAcgttctatactttttttttcttttaattgttattaattaaattaaagttataaaatagcaaatatttttgaaaaagaaaatatgatatactgaacaatttttgaaaaaagaaaagaaatacttaaaatcacaacataaagaaaaggacaaaaaaaaaaaaaaaaagaaaagaaaagaaaaaaaaaagatgatagaATATTTTGCTTGCATTtaattttctgtttgaaaacatccaagtgattaaatttaaaacaaaagtagatttttgaaaaaaatcttcttgCGGAAAAAAAGTGATAAACTCTTTTTGAGGGagataaaacaataataaatgcGTTTTTTTGTTCGCATAAATGtgacacttaaaattaaaaaattgaaaaatttcacttATATAGCGGAGAGAATATTGGCGTGAATGCTGCTTTTATCGAAATAcaacatttttactttaaaaaaaataataataaacttaaaaaactgaatgCCCAACAttgttcagtaaaaaaaaagaataattaccaAGAACTGAATAATTCCAAATGAAAGCTAAACGAACTTAGCTTTCATGTGGAATTATTTAATTCTtggtaattattcttttttttaactgaacaaTGTTGGGCATTCAGTTTTACAGAAGAAGCGTTTAAGGTTTAACTCTTCatgcaatttgcattaagaaaagtaagtttgctgtgttctgcagtggttaatattagaacaaaaaacctgttcttattttccaaagaagataacgtcatttgaaggcctttaagcgaaaaaaaaaaggaaattaaaaatttcgtattgtgacACTCATTTTTCAAACGAGCGATGTGTTTATATGAGTCCTATACAAATCAACAATTTGCGTCGGAtcttgaccaaatttggcaggacaCCCGTGAAGGAACGATGGGGGTTTTCAAAAGCCAAAAAAAGACCAAACCGTTCAAATTTCAAGGACTCAAAAATGGCATTTTTCTAATATGAGGGAGAAAAAATGCACGCAAAAATTATAAACTATCCATGGAATACCATTTTTCTctgcatcagaaaaaaaatgttctaatgttacaaggtaattagaacgtgtgaattattaactgtttttaactaatttcatgctaaaatgtaggtgaACCTTCAactagaaattcattgttgatcaggatcattgttgaaaattgcttttattgaaatttgtagcgtgaatcattgagaagaaagatctgttgccttttTACTCTCGAATATGAAGGAATAAAATTCAGTCTATTGTTTTGAGAtctttcctgtaatcgggggacataaaaattttcctttttggttatttttccgtaatctgctgggaaattttacttttttttttgttcaagcctgattgtttaatacgcgtcacttgacataactttcattttcgacgtagaccgtgcaaagccgaagtaagcagctagtaaataaatacaatgccgttatcaattttttacactacataactcaaaaattaaaatttccttgaAAGCGTACATTGATTGGtaatatttgttcatttatacTAACATACAAACTGCCCTTTTCTCTTTAGAAAAGTGATCACATAATTTTCAGAATAACACTATTCTAAAAATCAATTACTTAAACCTTGCGTTAGACGAAACTCATCAGTCGACCGGTAAGTagccggttactaaccgcagcgttctataaTTAACCGGTTACAGCACCAGTTACCATtgtaagcagttgattggttgattagaACACGTGAACATTAGCtttcacgtgattaactaaccggtcgctaccgatcgtgctcgtcgaacgtaagcaaaatatgagtaaaaactagaacacaaagtaaaataaatgttcaaaagaaaaatcacagTAATATAAAGATGTTAATAACTTTTTGatgattaatttcataaaaactgTATAGCTGTCGAAAATAGACGAACAATTTTTGGGTTACCATACAATgaacgaaataaattttattatataaTTGATTTCTTGACTTTTTATTCGGTGCctagcttataaaaaaaatttgaacggggtaaaaaaagaatgaattggACGAAAATGCTTGCGAACCATAGTGATATCATTTCTAACAGATTATATACCTGAATAAAGGCCTTGAAaacaatttataatattttgcataCAAAAATACTCAATTTGAAATAGGTTATCTTTTGTATCTTagcaaatatttgttttaataaaaatggcAAACGTTTGAACACAGCCAAGTAGCTTAAAAGCTGCGCTGGTATAGAAGTATGCATCATTTAATCAAAATGAGTTTTTATTATGTACAATAGCAATATTCAATAGGTACATGCAGTTGATgcaatgagcaaaaaaatttgtttttgcgttGAATACTActaaattgtttaaaatgcatGCAAAAATAAAGTTGCAAACTAAAAGGTGGTAAAAATTTAAAGGGGATCGGAATGAAAGTGTATTTTATGTTGTCATattcagccatttttttttttaatgcgatatAATTTCGATTAGTAGAACTACATATTTttaatggaaggaaaaaaaatttgctctaaaataaaatgattcagTTATGGAAAACACATTTCAGAAtttcaacacattaaaacaccttgatttcaatttaaaatataaacaaatgtttgagaaaacaatgaaaataccTTTGTCAAGAAgaaacttataaattaaaaacattaggctcatttaatttctttaatgagAGACATTGcaaccccccctttttttaattttccttaaaatttttaatcgttaaaaaaacTTGCTCATacagaaagttttaaatttctgcCGCTATGGTTGAAGATACTGTTGGATTTTTTGTAGGTGAGTCaaaaatcaactttctttatAAAACAGCGTAGTTTacgaaaatagaaagaaaaagaaagaaaaggtgacttttttctattaaaattcaaGAGTCTACAGACTTTTTTGTACCAACTAATTCTTGCGGCcacaaaatacattttctttggtATTTGACTCACGTGTATTGAAACACGCCGATAAGCCTAAAACACCAAACATAAttaaatttggctattttttgaaTTCGGTCTATTGCACGTGAGTGATATACCAAGGGTTTATCACTGTGTAGCTATTTCTGGTAATTAATAGAAGGAACAGAAACTAAATTATATTAACACTGTAGGTgtgacttttaatttttttttttggagtttattGCAACCATCACCTAGGATATGCCGAAACTAGCATtgggttttctatgaatttttggaAGATACCCTTTTTCTCAGATTcgtaaaaatgtatcaaaaacttagCTTACAGAAACTTTTTCAATTGCCAGGAAATAgtatactttgtaaaaaaaaaaaggggggggggttcttgaGAAATGACAATAAATAACTGAATAACTTTTGTGAACATAAAGTACTTTATAGAGAtatttttgcattacattttaagtcatttttttttaaaaatcttagtttgattttattttttacttttatgggaaagtaggcttaaATTGAGGTTTACAAATCTGAAACGTTGTTCTATATATTACGATGAATCTCGCGGGCCAAGGCAcacgtaacacacacacacacacacatatatatatatacatatatatatatatatatatatatatatatatatatatatatatttacctaAAGactggaaagaaaattacaaaccaaggaCAGTTTACGTCATTATTCCTTGCTCAttttattaatatgaaatttttacctGCTTTTTAAAACCAGTTTCTCACTACTTCG
This window of the Uloborus diversus isolate 005 chromosome 4, Udiv.v.3.1, whole genome shotgun sequence genome carries:
- the LOC129219748 gene encoding potassium voltage-gated channel protein Shaker-like, with product MATVGFWSQMGTSTNETQLPPEFLQDYNYQSLPKLGSEELGGVDGQQQTQSGQPHSGQQQSGQSPSPGNFEPIPHDHDFCERVVINVSGLRFETQLRTLNQFPDSLLGDPTRRIRYFDPLRNEYFFDRNRPSFDAILYYYQSGGRLRRPVNVPLDVFAEEIKFYELGEVAFNKFREDEGFIKEEEKPLPDKELQKKMWLLFEYPESSQAARVIAIISVVVILLSIFIFCLETLPEFKHYKLFNTTNNMTRVVEDEVPKTTDAFFIIETACIVWFTFELLVRFLACPNKLAFFKDVMNSIDLVAIIPYFITLATVVAEAKAQELPIISVNERAGNNQAMSLAILRVIRLVRVFRIFKLSRHSKGLQILGRTLKASMRELGLLIFFLFIGVILFSSAVYYAEADSERSYFKSIPDAFWWAVVTMTTVGYGDMRPVGVWGKIVGSLCAIAGVLTIALPVPVIVSNFNYFYHRETDQEEMQSQNFNHVTSCPYLPGTVGTKLKRDSISESTSDIMELEDGAAVTPSPGSRKRSNPGHTNNNHTSSVSVAVETDV